One part of the Candidatus Bathyarchaeia archaeon genome encodes these proteins:
- a CDS encoding 30S ribosomal protein S11, whose product MKQSLSERKPEKWGIANIYSSFNNTIVHITDLSGAETISISSGGRHVKADRLEGTPYAAMQAAAAAARTALDKGINALHIRVRAPGGHKAKTPGPGAQAAIRILARHGFRIGRIEDVTPIPHDGTRRPGGRRGRRV is encoded by the coding sequence GTGAAACAGTCCTTGTCCGAGAGAAAACCTGAGAAATGGGGCATCGCCAACATATACTCCTCGTTTAACAACACGATAGTTCATATCACAGATCTAAGCGGCGCTGAAACCATATCCATCTCTTCAGGTGGGAGACATGTTAAGGCCGACCGCTTAGAGGGAACGCCCTACGCGGCCATGCAAGCGGCGGCGGCTGCGGCTCGTACGGCGTTAGATAAAGGCATCAACGCGTTACATATCAGGGTAAGGGCACCCGGCGGGCATAAGGCGAAAACCCCGGGGCCAGGCGCCCAAGCGGCCATCAGGATCCTCGCCCGACATGGTTTCAGAATCGGTAGAATAGAAGATGTAACACCCATCCCCCATGATGGAACGAGGAGGCCTGGAGGGAGAAGGGGAAGAAGAGTTTAA